One segment of Nocardia farcinica DNA contains the following:
- a CDS encoding peptidoglycan D,D-transpeptidase FtsI family protein translates to MNTPLRRVAVAVMVMVVALLANATYVQVFKADDYRNDPRNTRVLLDEYSRQRGQISAGGTVLASSVETEDRYKYLRTYPTDPQAYAPVTGYYTMQNGSGGLERFEDPLLNGSDSQLFGRRLIDLVSGRDPRGGNVLTTLNPVMQQVAYEQLTAKGYTGSVVAIEPSTGKILTMVSTPSYDPNVLAGHDAAETTEALEALNSDPDKPMLNRAISQTYPPGSTFKVVVTAAALANGVATPEDQFTAAPNITLPGTATTLENYNGSSCGPGPTASLTDAFRLSCNTAFVELGQRVGAAALKDTAAAFGVGPHNGIPMPVAESTVGPIPDNAALGQSSIGQRDVALTPLDNAVIAATIANGGVRMEPYLVDQRQGPDLSELSKTKPVSVGQAVSAQVASQLTGMMIASEANTAGGNRAGYTIASKTGTAEHGTDPRNTPPHAWYIAFAPAQNPKIAIAVIVEDGGDRALAATGGSVAAPIARAVLDAGLQGG, encoded by the coding sequence ATGAACACTCCGCTACGACGTGTCGCGGTCGCGGTGATGGTCATGGTCGTCGCGCTGCTGGCCAACGCCACCTACGTGCAGGTCTTCAAGGCCGACGACTACCGCAACGACCCGCGCAACACCCGCGTGCTGCTCGACGAGTACTCCCGCCAGCGGGGGCAGATCTCGGCGGGCGGCACCGTGCTGGCCTCCTCGGTGGAGACCGAGGACCGCTACAAGTACCTGCGCACCTACCCCACCGACCCGCAGGCCTACGCCCCGGTCACCGGGTACTACACCATGCAGAACGGCAGCGGCGGGCTGGAGCGCTTCGAGGATCCGCTGCTCAACGGCTCGGACAGTCAGCTGTTCGGCCGCAGGCTCATCGACCTGGTGTCCGGGCGCGACCCCCGCGGCGGCAACGTGCTGACCACGTTGAACCCGGTGATGCAGCAGGTGGCCTACGAGCAGCTGACCGCCAAGGGCTACACCGGTTCGGTGGTGGCCATCGAGCCGAGCACCGGCAAGATCCTCACCATGGTGTCCACGCCCAGCTACGACCCGAACGTGCTGGCCGGCCACGACGCCGCCGAGACCACCGAGGCGCTGGAGGCGCTCAACAGCGATCCGGACAAGCCGATGCTGAACCGGGCGATCTCGCAGACCTACCCGCCGGGCTCGACGTTCAAGGTGGTCGTGACCGCGGCCGCGCTCGCCAACGGGGTCGCCACGCCGGAGGACCAGTTCACCGCCGCGCCGAACATCACCCTGCCCGGCACCGCCACCACGCTGGAGAACTACAACGGCAGCTCGTGCGGCCCCGGCCCGACCGCGTCGCTGACCGACGCTTTCCGGTTGTCCTGCAACACCGCCTTCGTCGAACTGGGTCAGCGGGTCGGGGCGGCGGCGCTCAAGGACACCGCGGCGGCCTTCGGAGTCGGCCCGCACAACGGAATCCCGATGCCGGTCGCCGAGAGCACGGTCGGGCCGATCCCGGACAACGCCGCGCTCGGCCAGTCCAGCATCGGTCAGCGCGACGTCGCGCTGACCCCGCTCGACAACGCCGTGATCGCGGCCACCATCGCCAACGGCGGCGTCCGCATGGAGCCCTACCTGGTGGACCAGCGGCAGGGGCCGGACCTGAGCGAGCTGTCCAAGACCAAGCCGGTCTCGGTCGGCCAGGCCGTCAGCGCGCAGGTGGCCTCTCAGCTCACCGGCATGATGATCGCCTCGGAGGCCAACACCGCGGGCGGCAACCGCGCCGGCTACACGATCGCGTCCAAGACCGGCACCGCCGAGCACGGCACCGATCCGCGCAACACGCCGCCGCACGCCTGGTACATCGCCTTCGCCCCGGCACAGAACCCGAAGATCGCCATCGCGGTGATCGTGGAGGACGGCGGCGACCGGGCGTTGGCGGCGACCGGCGGCTCGGTGGCCGCGCCCATCGCCCGAGCCGTGCTGGACGCCGGTCTGCAAGGGGGCTGA
- a CDS encoding serine/threonine-protein kinase, whose product MLTNGAMIADRYRLQRLIATGGMGQVWEALDTRLNRRVAVKVLKAEFSADPTFRQRFRTEAQTTAQLNHSGIAGIYDYGETYDPSAGETSYLVMELVQGEPLNAVLSRLGKLSVNQGLDMLEQTGRALEVAHAAGVVHRDVKPGNILVTPTGQVKITDFGIAKAVDASPVTKTGMVMGTAQYIAPEQAVGEDATAASDVYSLGVVGYEALAGKRPFSGDGAITVAMKHVRETPPPMPADVPANVRELIEITMGKDPQLRYASGGEFADAVAAVRAGHRPPPPIGAAAAGPIAEDATHVLPPGPTVVLPAGQGEGPTVRYSRPAAAAVGAGAAPTAAGAPATMMNEHGGATAVPPQGGKKPWTTTQKVLAGLSAAAVLLAGAVLWLLFGGDTDPEPDRPPVTTTIAPQPPLPPTTQPTTTRYVPPPPPQTSEPEPTTTQPPTTTPEPTTAAPTTTPEPTTTARPTRTQRPTTSRTLFPTFDLPFPEDSGARGPSGTVSAPTTSPQGQQ is encoded by the coding sequence ATGCTGACCAACGGTGCGATGATCGCCGACCGCTACCGACTGCAACGCCTGATCGCCACCGGTGGCATGGGCCAGGTCTGGGAGGCGCTGGACACCCGGCTCAACCGCCGGGTCGCGGTCAAGGTGCTCAAGGCCGAGTTCTCCGCCGACCCGACCTTCCGGCAACGGTTCCGCACCGAGGCGCAGACCACCGCACAGCTGAACCACTCCGGTATCGCGGGCATCTACGACTACGGCGAGACCTACGACCCGAGCGCCGGGGAGACCTCCTACCTGGTGATGGAGCTGGTGCAGGGCGAGCCGCTCAACGCGGTGCTCTCCAGGCTCGGCAAGCTCTCCGTCAACCAGGGCCTGGACATGCTCGAGCAGACCGGACGGGCGCTCGAGGTCGCGCACGCGGCGGGCGTGGTGCACCGCGACGTCAAGCCGGGCAACATCCTGGTGACGCCCACCGGGCAGGTGAAGATCACCGACTTCGGCATCGCCAAGGCGGTCGACGCCAGTCCGGTCACCAAGACCGGCATGGTGATGGGCACCGCGCAGTACATCGCGCCGGAGCAGGCCGTCGGCGAGGACGCCACCGCGGCCAGCGACGTCTACTCCCTCGGCGTGGTCGGCTACGAGGCGCTGGCGGGCAAGCGGCCGTTCAGCGGCGACGGCGCGATCACGGTGGCGATGAAGCACGTCCGCGAGACGCCGCCGCCGATGCCCGCCGACGTGCCCGCCAACGTGCGGGAACTGATCGAGATCACGATGGGCAAGGATCCGCAGCTGCGCTACGCCAGCGGCGGCGAGTTCGCCGACGCGGTGGCGGCCGTGCGGGCCGGGCACCGTCCGCCGCCCCCGATCGGCGCGGCCGCGGCCGGGCCGATCGCCGAGGACGCCACGCACGTGCTGCCGCCCGGCCCCACCGTCGTGCTGCCCGCCGGGCAGGGCGAGGGCCCGACCGTGCGCTACAGCCGTCCCGCCGCGGCCGCCGTGGGAGCAGGTGCGGCGCCGACGGCCGCCGGCGCGCCCGCGACGATGATGAACGAGCACGGCGGCGCCACCGCCGTGCCACCGCAGGGCGGCAAGAAGCCCTGGACCACCACGCAGAAGGTGCTGGCCGGGTTGAGCGCGGCCGCGGTGCTGCTGGCCGGCGCGGTGCTGTGGCTGCTGTTCGGCGGCGACACCGATCCCGAGCCCGACCGTCCGCCGGTCACCACCACCATCGCGCCGCAGCCGCCGCTGCCGCCCACCACGCAACCCACGACCACGCGGTACGTGCCGCCGCCTCCGCCGCAGACCAGCGAGCCGGAACCGACCACGACGCAACCGCCGACGACGACGCCGGAACCCACCACGGCGGCGCCGACCACCACGCCGGAACCGACCACGACGGCCCGGCCGACCCGGACGCAGCGCCCGACGACCAGTCGCACGTTGTTCCCGACGTTCGACTTACCATTTCCGGAGGATTCCGGTGCCCGAGGCCCCTCGGGCACCGTCAGTGCGCCCACCACTTCTCCGCAAGGACAACAATGA